The following coding sequences are from one Triticum dicoccoides isolate Atlit2015 ecotype Zavitan chromosome 4A, WEW_v2.0, whole genome shotgun sequence window:
- the LOC119289276 gene encoding protein SCARECROW 2-like, with product MERSRRLLLVAGLLAALLPAAAAAFGQQPGAPCEPTLLATQVALFCAPDMPTAQCCEPVVAAVDLGGGVPCLCRVAAEPQLVMAGLNATHLLTLYSSCGGLRPGGAHLAAACEGLAPPAAVVSSPPPPPPSTAPRRKQPAHDAPPPPPSSPPPSQEHDGAAPHAKAAPAQAATSPLAPAAAIAPPPQAPHSAAPTASSKAAFFFVATAMLGLYIIL from the exons ATGGAGAGATCCCGCCGCCTGCTGCTGGTGGCGGGCCTGCTCGCCGCGCTGctcccggcggcggcggccgccttcGGGCAGCAGCCGGGGGCGCCGTGCGAGCCCACGCTGCTGGCGACGCAGGTGGCGCTCTTCTGCGCGCCCGACATGCCCACCGCGCAGTGCTGCGAgcccgtcgtcgccgccgtcgacctcggcggcggggtCCCCTGCCTCTGCCGCGTCGCCGCGGAGCCGCAGCTCGTCATGGCGGGCCTCAACGCCACCCACCTCCTCACGCTCTACAGCTCCTGCGGCGGCCTCCGTCCCGGCGGcgcccacctcgccgccgcctgcgAAG GACTCGCTCCCCCGGCCGCCGTCGTCAGCAGCCCCCCGCCCCCGCCACCGTCGACCGCACCTCGCCGCAAGCAGCCAGCGC ACgacgcaccaccgccgccgccgtcgtccccgcCGCCGTCCCAGGAACACGACGGCGCCGCTCCCCACGCCAAGGCCGCCCCCGCCCAGGCGGCTACCTCCCCGCTCGCGCCCGCTGctgccatcgccccgccgccccagGCGCCACACTCCGCCGCGCCCACGGCGTCATCCAAGGCGGCCTTCTTCTTCGTCGCCACGGCCATGCTCGGCCTCTACATCATCCTCTGA